A portion of the Chiroxiphia lanceolata isolate bChiLan1 chromosome 10, bChiLan1.pri, whole genome shotgun sequence genome contains these proteins:
- the COPB2 gene encoding coatomer subunit beta' isoform X2, whose product MPLRLDIKRKLTARSDRVKSVDLHPTEPWMLASLYNGSVCVWNHETQTLVKNFEVCDLPVRAAKFVARKNWVVTGADDMQIRVFNYNTLERVHMFEAHSDYIRCIAVHPTQPFILTSSDDMLIKLWDWDKKWSCSQVFEGHTHYVMQIVINPKDNNQFASASLDRTIKVWQLGSSSPNFTLEGHEKGVNCIDYYSGGDKPYLISGADDRLVKIWDYQNKTCVQTLEGHAQNVSCVSFHPELPIIITGSEDGTVRIWHSSTYRLESTLNYGMERVWCVASLRGSNNVALGYDEGSIIVKLGREEPAMSMDANGKIIWAKHSEVQQANLKAMGDAEIKDGERLPLAVKDMGSCEIYPQTIQHNPNGRFVVVCGDGEYIIYTAMALRNKSFGSAQEFVWAHDSSEYAIRESNSVVKIFKNFKEKKSFKPDFGAEGIYGGFLLGVRSVNGLAFYDWENTELIRRIEIQPKHIFWSDSGELVCIATEESFFILKYLSEKVAAAQETHEGVTEDGIEDAFEVLGEIQEIVKTGLWVGDCFIYTSSVNRLNYYVGGEIVTIAHLDRTMYLLGYIPKDNRLYLGDKELNIVSYSLLVSVLEYQTAVMRRDFGMADKVLPTIPKEQRTRVAHFLEKQGFKQQALAVSTDPEHRFELALQLGELKIAYQLAVEAESEQKWKQLAELAISKCQFGLAQECLHHAQDYGGLLLLATASGNANMVNKLAEGAEKDGKNNVAFMSYFLQGKLDSCLELLIKTGRLPEAAFLARTYLPSQVSRVVKLWRENLSKVNQKAAESLADPTEYENLFPGLKEAFVAEEYVKQSLADLRPAKEYPLVTPNEERNLLEEAKGFEPSGVMASQKVEEPVPSPKQEVMKTVLQNSDILPTRDQKTLLDLEDDLDNLDLEDIDTTDINLDEEILDE is encoded by the exons acTCTGGTGAAGAATTTTGAAGTGTGTGACCTGCCTGTGAGAGCTGCCAAATTCGTGGCGAGGAAGAACTGGGTTGTTACTGGAGCT GATGACATGCAGATCAGAGTTTTTAATTACAACACCTTGGAAAGGGTGCACATGTTTGAGGCCCATTCTGATTATATCCGTTGCATTGCTGTGCATCCCACACAGCCCTTCATACTGACCAGCAGTG atgacaTGCTCATTAAACTCTGGGACTGGGATAAAAAATGGTCTTGTTCTCAGGTGTTTGAAGGACACACCCATTATGTCATGCAGATCGTCATAAACCCAAAAGACAATAATCAGTTTGCCAGTGCCTCTTTGGATAGGACAATTAAG GTGTGGCAGCTGGGATCATCCTCCCCCAACTTCACTTTGGAAGGCCATGAGAAAGGAGTGAACTGCATCGACTATTACAGTGGGGGGGACAAGCCCTACCTCATCTCGGGGGCTGATGACCGGCTGGTGAAAATCTGGGACTACCAG AATAAAACCTGTGTACAGACACTGGAAGGGCACGCTCAGAACGTGTCGTGTGTCAGCTTCCATCCCGAGCTGCCCATCATCATCACGGGCTCAGAGGACG gaacCGTCCGCATTTGGCATTCCAGCACCTACCGCCTGGAAAGCACCCTGAACTATGGCATGGAGAGAGTATGGTGTGTGGCCAGCTTGAGAGGGTCCAACAATGTGGCTTTGGGATATGATGAAGGCAGCATTATTGTCAAG CTTGGTCGTGAAGAACCTGCCATGTCCATGGatgcaaatggaaaaattatttgggCTAAACATTCAGAAGTCCAACAGGCGAACTTGAAAGCCATGGGAGATGCTGAAATCAAAGATGGAGAGAGGTTGCCCCTGGCTGTGAAGGATATGGGGAGCTGTGAAATCTATCCCCAGACCATTCAGCACAACCCCAATGGACG GTTCGTGGTGGTGTGTGGGGATGGTGAGTACATCATCTACACAGCCATGGCTCTGAGAAACAAGAGCTTTGGTTCTGCACAGGAGTTTGTTTGGGCACATGATTCCTCAGA ATATGCAATCAGGGAGAGCAACAGTGTtgtaaagatatttaaaaatttcaaagagAAGAAGTCGTTCAAACCCGATTTTGGAGCAGAAG GCATCTATGGTGGCTTTCTGTTGGGAGTCAGATCTGTTAATGGCCTGGCATTCTATGactgggaaaacacagaactgATTCGCAGAATTGAAATTCAGCCCAAACAC ATTTTCTGGTCTGACTCGGGTGAGCTTGTGTGCATTGCTACAGAGGAGTCATTCTTCATTCTGAAATACCTGTCAGAAAAAGTAGCAGCAGCCCAAGAAACACATGAAGGTGTCACTGAAGATGGAATTGAAGATGCCTTTGAG GTTCTTGGTGAGATTCAGGAGATTGTGAAAACAGGCTTGTGGGTGGGTGACTGCTTTATTTACACCAGCTCTGTGAACAGACTCAACTACTACGTTGGAGGAGAGATTGTCACTATTGCCCATTTGGACAG aacaaTGTATCTTCTGGGGTATATCCCCAAGGACAACCGACTTTATTTGGGTGATAAAGAGCTAAACATTGTTAGTTACTCTTTGCTGGTCTCGGTGCTTGAATATCAGACTGCTGTGATGAGAAGAGATTTTGGTATGGCTGACAAAGTTCTTCCCACAATTCCAAAAGAACAGAGAACAAGAGTTGCACATTTCCTTGAAAAGCAG ggcTTCAAACAACAAGCTCTTGCAGTATCTACAGATCCAGAACATCGTTTTGAACTTGCTCTTCAGCTTGGAGAGTTAAAAATAGCATATCAGCTTGCAGTGGAAGCAGAG TCAGAACAGAAATGGAAGCAACTTGCAGAGCTTGCCATCAGTAAATGCCAGTTTGGCTTAGCCCAGGAGTGTCTCCACCATGCACAAGACTATGgagggctgctgctcctggccacAGCTTCGGGAAATGCCAACATGGTGAACAAGTTagctgaaggagcagagaaagatgGCAAGAATAATGTGGCATTTATGAGCTACTTCCTGCAGGGAAA GCTCGATTCATGTTTGGAACTCCTGATTAAAACCGGGCGTCTCccagaagctgcttttcttgcaCGGACATATTTGCCAAGCCAAGTTTCCAG GGTTGTTAAACTCTGGCGGGAAAACCTCTCCAAAGTCAATCAAAAAGCTGCTGAGTCCCTCGCTGATCCTACAGAATATGAAAACCTTTTCCCTGGACTAAAGGAAGCTTTTGTTGCTGAAGAGTACGTGAAACAAAGCCTGGCTGACTTGAGGCCAGCCAAGGAATACCCCCTTGTCACT cCAAACGAAGAAAGAAACTTACTTGAAGAAGCAAAAGGCTTTGAGCCCTCTGGAGTAATGGCATCTCAG AAGGTTGAAGAACCAGTTCCCTCTCCTAAACAAGAAGTGATGAAGACAGTTTTGCAGAATTCTGATATACTTCCAACAAGAGATCAGAAG ACACTGCTGGACTTGGAAGATGACTTAGATAACTTGGATCTGGAGGATATTGATACTACAGATATCAATCTGGATGAAGAGATCTTAGATGAGTGA
- the COPB2 gene encoding coatomer subunit beta' isoform X1, which produces MPLRLDIKRKLTARSDRVKSVDLHPTEPWMLASLYNGSVCVWNHETQTLVKNFEVCDLPVRAAKFVARKNWVVTGADDMQIRVFNYNTLERVHMFEAHSDYIRCIAVHPTQPFILTSSDDMLIKLWDWDKKWSCSQVFEGHTHYVMQIVINPKDNNQFASASLDRTIKVWQLGSSSPNFTLEGHEKGVNCIDYYSGGDKPYLISGADDRLVKIWDYQNKTCVQTLEGHAQNVSCVSFHPELPIIITGSEDGTVRIWHSSTYRLESTLNYGMERVWCVASLRGSNNVALGYDEGSIIVKLGREEPAMSMDANGKIIWAKHSEVQQANLKAMGDAEIKDGERLPLAVKDMGSCEIYPQTIQHNPNGRFVVVCGDGEYIIYTAMALRNKSFGSAQEFVWAHDSSEYAIRESNSVVKIFKNFKEKKSFKPDFGAEGIYGGFLLGVRSVNGLAFYDWENTELIRRIEIQPKHIFWSDSGELVCIATEESFFILKYLSEKVAAAQETHEGVTEDGIEDAFEVLGEIQEIVKTGLWVGDCFIYTSSVNRLNYYVGGEIVTIAHLDRTMYLLGYIPKDNRLYLGDKELNIVSYSLLVSVLEYQTAVMRRDFGMADKVLPTIPKEQRTRVAHFLEKQGFKQQALAVSTDPEHRFELALQLGELKIAYQLAVEAESEQKWKQLAELAISKCQFGLAQECLHHAQDYGGLLLLATASGNANMVNKLAEGAEKDGKNNVAFMSYFLQGKLDSCLELLIKTGRLPEAAFLARTYLPSQVSRVVKLWRENLSKVNQKAAESLADPTEYENLFPGLKEAFVAEEYVKQSLADLRPAKEYPLVTPNEERNLLEEAKGFEPSGVMASQKKVEEPVPSPKQEVMKTVLQNSDILPTRDQKTLLDLEDDLDNLDLEDIDTTDINLDEEILDE; this is translated from the exons acTCTGGTGAAGAATTTTGAAGTGTGTGACCTGCCTGTGAGAGCTGCCAAATTCGTGGCGAGGAAGAACTGGGTTGTTACTGGAGCT GATGACATGCAGATCAGAGTTTTTAATTACAACACCTTGGAAAGGGTGCACATGTTTGAGGCCCATTCTGATTATATCCGTTGCATTGCTGTGCATCCCACACAGCCCTTCATACTGACCAGCAGTG atgacaTGCTCATTAAACTCTGGGACTGGGATAAAAAATGGTCTTGTTCTCAGGTGTTTGAAGGACACACCCATTATGTCATGCAGATCGTCATAAACCCAAAAGACAATAATCAGTTTGCCAGTGCCTCTTTGGATAGGACAATTAAG GTGTGGCAGCTGGGATCATCCTCCCCCAACTTCACTTTGGAAGGCCATGAGAAAGGAGTGAACTGCATCGACTATTACAGTGGGGGGGACAAGCCCTACCTCATCTCGGGGGCTGATGACCGGCTGGTGAAAATCTGGGACTACCAG AATAAAACCTGTGTACAGACACTGGAAGGGCACGCTCAGAACGTGTCGTGTGTCAGCTTCCATCCCGAGCTGCCCATCATCATCACGGGCTCAGAGGACG gaacCGTCCGCATTTGGCATTCCAGCACCTACCGCCTGGAAAGCACCCTGAACTATGGCATGGAGAGAGTATGGTGTGTGGCCAGCTTGAGAGGGTCCAACAATGTGGCTTTGGGATATGATGAAGGCAGCATTATTGTCAAG CTTGGTCGTGAAGAACCTGCCATGTCCATGGatgcaaatggaaaaattatttgggCTAAACATTCAGAAGTCCAACAGGCGAACTTGAAAGCCATGGGAGATGCTGAAATCAAAGATGGAGAGAGGTTGCCCCTGGCTGTGAAGGATATGGGGAGCTGTGAAATCTATCCCCAGACCATTCAGCACAACCCCAATGGACG GTTCGTGGTGGTGTGTGGGGATGGTGAGTACATCATCTACACAGCCATGGCTCTGAGAAACAAGAGCTTTGGTTCTGCACAGGAGTTTGTTTGGGCACATGATTCCTCAGA ATATGCAATCAGGGAGAGCAACAGTGTtgtaaagatatttaaaaatttcaaagagAAGAAGTCGTTCAAACCCGATTTTGGAGCAGAAG GCATCTATGGTGGCTTTCTGTTGGGAGTCAGATCTGTTAATGGCCTGGCATTCTATGactgggaaaacacagaactgATTCGCAGAATTGAAATTCAGCCCAAACAC ATTTTCTGGTCTGACTCGGGTGAGCTTGTGTGCATTGCTACAGAGGAGTCATTCTTCATTCTGAAATACCTGTCAGAAAAAGTAGCAGCAGCCCAAGAAACACATGAAGGTGTCACTGAAGATGGAATTGAAGATGCCTTTGAG GTTCTTGGTGAGATTCAGGAGATTGTGAAAACAGGCTTGTGGGTGGGTGACTGCTTTATTTACACCAGCTCTGTGAACAGACTCAACTACTACGTTGGAGGAGAGATTGTCACTATTGCCCATTTGGACAG aacaaTGTATCTTCTGGGGTATATCCCCAAGGACAACCGACTTTATTTGGGTGATAAAGAGCTAAACATTGTTAGTTACTCTTTGCTGGTCTCGGTGCTTGAATATCAGACTGCTGTGATGAGAAGAGATTTTGGTATGGCTGACAAAGTTCTTCCCACAATTCCAAAAGAACAGAGAACAAGAGTTGCACATTTCCTTGAAAAGCAG ggcTTCAAACAACAAGCTCTTGCAGTATCTACAGATCCAGAACATCGTTTTGAACTTGCTCTTCAGCTTGGAGAGTTAAAAATAGCATATCAGCTTGCAGTGGAAGCAGAG TCAGAACAGAAATGGAAGCAACTTGCAGAGCTTGCCATCAGTAAATGCCAGTTTGGCTTAGCCCAGGAGTGTCTCCACCATGCACAAGACTATGgagggctgctgctcctggccacAGCTTCGGGAAATGCCAACATGGTGAACAAGTTagctgaaggagcagagaaagatgGCAAGAATAATGTGGCATTTATGAGCTACTTCCTGCAGGGAAA GCTCGATTCATGTTTGGAACTCCTGATTAAAACCGGGCGTCTCccagaagctgcttttcttgcaCGGACATATTTGCCAAGCCAAGTTTCCAG GGTTGTTAAACTCTGGCGGGAAAACCTCTCCAAAGTCAATCAAAAAGCTGCTGAGTCCCTCGCTGATCCTACAGAATATGAAAACCTTTTCCCTGGACTAAAGGAAGCTTTTGTTGCTGAAGAGTACGTGAAACAAAGCCTGGCTGACTTGAGGCCAGCCAAGGAATACCCCCTTGTCACT cCAAACGAAGAAAGAAACTTACTTGAAGAAGCAAAAGGCTTTGAGCCCTCTGGAGTAATGGCATCTCAG AAGAAGGTTGAAGAACCAGTTCCCTCTCCTAAACAAGAAGTGATGAAGACAGTTTTGCAGAATTCTGATATACTTCCAACAAGAGATCAGAAG ACACTGCTGGACTTGGAAGATGACTTAGATAACTTGGATCTGGAGGATATTGATACTACAGATATCAATCTGGATGAAGAGATCTTAGATGAGTGA
- the MRPS22 gene encoding 28S ribosomal protein S22, mitochondrial isoform X2 has protein sequence MTQTHWGDFKQQEGKAAKPRPAFTDEAVQALLYKMTGIDLHKVFRPVKKELKPPQYKLMTEAQLQEATRKAIEEAKEKLIMPPVLDEREPIDDVLAEDKFLEGTETTKYVFTDLTYSTPHRERFIVVREPNGVLRKATWEERDRMIQIFFPREGRRVIAPALFKDENLGNVFQQDRHEDVLNMCIAQFEPDSPDYIRVHHRTYDDLDKRAKYDLLRSTRHFGGMVWYLVNRKRTDGLLIDMINRDLLDDATSLITLYHMLHPECQSAKEAEEGKLKGVDLIKVFVKTESQREGYIQLALQAYEEAMATSTAS, from the exons ATGACACAAACGCACTGGGGGGACTTCAAACAACAAG AGGGAAAGGCCGCCAAGCCCAGGCCCGCCTTCACGGACGAGGCGGTTCAGGCGCTGCTCTACAAAATGACGGGGATCGACCTGCACAAGGTGTTCCGGCCCGTGAAGAAGGAGCTCAAGCCGCCTCAGTATAAGCTGATGACCGAAGCTCAGCTGCAAGAG GCCACAAGAAAAGCCATTGAGGAAGCTAAAGAAAAACTAATCATGCCCCCTGTTTTGGATGAACGAGAGCCAATTGATGATGTCTTAGCAGAAGACAAATTCCTTGAAGGAACTGAAActacaaaatatgtatttacagATTTAACGTACTCCACTCCACATCGT GAACGTTTCATTGTAGTTAGAGAACCGAATGGTGTGTTAAGAAAAGCGACCTGGGAAGAGCGGGACAGAATGATACAGATATTCTTCCCCAGGGAAGGGCGCAGAGTTATTGCCCCAGCGCTATTCAAGGATGAAAACCTTGGG AATGTATTTCAGCAAGACCGTCATGAAGATGTCCTTAATATGTGCATTGCTCAGTTTGAGCCAGATTCACCTGACTATATCAGA GTTCACCATCGGACGTACGATGACCTCGATAAACGCGCCAAGTACGATCTGCTGCGCTCAACCAGGCACTTCGGGGGCATGGTGTGGTACCTGGTCAACAGGAAGAGGACAGATGGCTTACTGATAGATATGATCAACAGAGACCT gctGGATGATGCTACCAGTTTAATTACACTGTATCATATGCTACATCCTGAATGTCAGTCGgcaaaagaagctgaagaaggGAAACTTAAAGGAGTTGATCTGATCAAG GTATTTGTGAAAACTGAATCCCAGAGAGAAGGCTACATCCAGCTGGCCTTGCAGGCTTATGAAGAAGCAATGGCTACTTCTACAGCTTCGTGA
- the MRPS22 gene encoding 28S ribosomal protein S22, mitochondrial isoform X1 — protein sequence MAALGARVSSAVPARLRALWGRHARRGLAQDAGEGKAAKPRPAFTDEAVQALLYKMTGIDLHKVFRPVKKELKPPQYKLMTEAQLQEATRKAIEEAKEKLIMPPVLDEREPIDDVLAEDKFLEGTETTKYVFTDLTYSTPHRERFIVVREPNGVLRKATWEERDRMIQIFFPREGRRVIAPALFKDENLGNVFQQDRHEDVLNMCIAQFEPDSPDYIRVHHRTYDDLDKRAKYDLLRSTRHFGGMVWYLVNRKRTDGLLIDMINRDLLDDATSLITLYHMLHPECQSAKEAEEGKLKGVDLIKVFVKTESQREGYIQLALQAYEEAMATSTAS from the exons ATGGCGGCGCTGGGCGCGCGCGTCTCCTCGGCGGTACCCGCGCGGCTGCGGGCGCTCTGGGGGCGGCACGCGCGGCGGGGGCTCGCGCAGGACGCGGGCG AGGGAAAGGCCGCCAAGCCCAGGCCCGCCTTCACGGACGAGGCGGTTCAGGCGCTGCTCTACAAAATGACGGGGATCGACCTGCACAAGGTGTTCCGGCCCGTGAAGAAGGAGCTCAAGCCGCCTCAGTATAAGCTGATGACCGAAGCTCAGCTGCAAGAG GCCACAAGAAAAGCCATTGAGGAAGCTAAAGAAAAACTAATCATGCCCCCTGTTTTGGATGAACGAGAGCCAATTGATGATGTCTTAGCAGAAGACAAATTCCTTGAAGGAACTGAAActacaaaatatgtatttacagATTTAACGTACTCCACTCCACATCGT GAACGTTTCATTGTAGTTAGAGAACCGAATGGTGTGTTAAGAAAAGCGACCTGGGAAGAGCGGGACAGAATGATACAGATATTCTTCCCCAGGGAAGGGCGCAGAGTTATTGCCCCAGCGCTATTCAAGGATGAAAACCTTGGG AATGTATTTCAGCAAGACCGTCATGAAGATGTCCTTAATATGTGCATTGCTCAGTTTGAGCCAGATTCACCTGACTATATCAGA GTTCACCATCGGACGTACGATGACCTCGATAAACGCGCCAAGTACGATCTGCTGCGCTCAACCAGGCACTTCGGGGGCATGGTGTGGTACCTGGTCAACAGGAAGAGGACAGATGGCTTACTGATAGATATGATCAACAGAGACCT gctGGATGATGCTACCAGTTTAATTACACTGTATCATATGCTACATCCTGAATGTCAGTCGgcaaaagaagctgaagaaggGAAACTTAAAGGAGTTGATCTGATCAAG GTATTTGTGAAAACTGAATCCCAGAGAGAAGGCTACATCCAGCTGGCCTTGCAGGCTTATGAAGAAGCAATGGCTACTTCTACAGCTTCGTGA